Proteins encoded in a region of the Isosphaeraceae bacterium EP7 genome:
- a CDS encoding ABC transporter permease subunit, with translation MKALTIALATAKEAIRQPAFFVLAAFAGFMLVITIFVSYFTFGEDIKMYKDTGLTTISFAALLLALLTSSSTVAEEIDGKTAITLLSKPITRRQFILGKFFGIELGVLALYVLLGSLFMVGVYYKYPYDLRESAGGAADVAKQLAQVKQVLPGLVLGFFEVTVLTAVSVAISTRLPMLVNLVVCIALFFLGHLTPVLVEATGGGNTNELIKFMARLFDWALPSLEFFNAGPAISTGAQIPWVGYVLPALGYCVMYSGAALLFAFLLFEDRDLA, from the coding sequence ATGAAAGCCCTCACCATCGCGCTTGCCACGGCCAAGGAAGCGATCCGCCAGCCGGCCTTCTTCGTCCTGGCGGCCTTCGCCGGGTTCATGCTGGTGATCACCATCTTCGTGTCGTACTTCACGTTCGGCGAAGACATCAAGATGTACAAGGACACGGGGCTGACGACGATCTCGTTCGCTGCCCTGCTCCTGGCCTTGCTGACGTCGAGCTCGACGGTGGCCGAGGAGATCGACGGCAAGACGGCCATCACGCTGCTGTCCAAGCCGATCACCCGCCGCCAGTTCATCCTCGGCAAGTTCTTCGGCATTGAGCTGGGCGTGCTGGCCCTGTACGTGCTGCTAGGTAGCCTGTTCATGGTCGGGGTCTACTACAAGTATCCGTACGACCTCCGCGAGTCGGCCGGTGGCGCGGCCGACGTGGCGAAGCAGCTTGCCCAGGTCAAGCAGGTCCTCCCCGGGCTGGTGCTCGGCTTCTTCGAGGTCACCGTCCTGACGGCCGTGAGCGTGGCCATCTCCACCCGGCTGCCGATGCTGGTGAACCTGGTCGTCTGCATCGCCCTGTTCTTCCTGGGCCACCTCACGCCGGTCCTGGTCGAGGCCACCGGCGGCGGCAACACCAACGAGCTGATCAAGTTCATGGCCCGTCTGTTCGACTGGGCTCTGCCGTCGCTCGAGTTCTTCAATGCAGGTCCGGCGATCTCGACCGGGGCGCAGATCCCCTGGGTCGGATATGTTTTGCCTGCATTGGGATATTGCGTCATGTACAGTGGAGCAGCCTTACTGTTCGCGTTCCTGCTCTTCGAGGATCGCGACCTGGCCTGA
- a CDS encoding ABC transporter ATP-binding protein, which produces MSTAAYHRARDQKSDSSRFATTARILSVVQPLLVLALAVVAALLVSLLIGRGEARVAPADVPRLPGWVSGRSTGQDGGLVLMDDTGLLPLATDNMNSGNPLHRLGSRIVFALTGRIRPLRNDAGALSTLLAVGLSLGLLISALASWRRTAAAEASSRVAANLRRQIHRQMYRLGQSSLPAEGIGTVVNLFTREVNDVRDGVFAELNHGIRSPLVATGLLVLALVISPVTTVFLASLWALIWLAYGALARSARLASQAAFRDSAVQMTLLHDDLGRLRTVRVYGIEGIDKERFDEHLEHQRRADVVRLRGEGAVTPSSGLLAGIGIALAVGLLGSNVINNRETPAAELTLAGALLGLGVPTWNWIQARKAIRRAERSAGAIQEFMTRKPELQQAVGAHFLPPLKGKITFENVTLKGASGRTLLEGFSADIPAGARTVIMGLDEDAKQALLCLIPRLIDPVVGRVRLDGLDLRDLTLESVRAQVATVLQADLSFSDTVAANIGLGDSSYGMPKIIDAAKMAHAHQFIQDLPQGYDTVIGPLGHPLSTDERYRIALARAYLHDPSIVLIEEPAETLEDDVKAMIDDTMNRIAPGRTLVILPHRLSTIRSADNVIIMHNGRVEASGNPRDMHEASQLYRHLQYVEFNQFATGEVEAGQMNG; this is translated from the coding sequence ATGTCCACGGCGGCGTATCATCGCGCTCGCGATCAGAAGTCCGACTCCTCCAGGTTTGCGACGACGGCCAGAATCCTGTCCGTCGTCCAACCGCTGCTCGTCCTGGCGCTGGCCGTGGTGGCGGCCCTGCTGGTCTCGCTGCTCATCGGCCGGGGCGAGGCCCGAGTCGCTCCCGCCGACGTCCCGAGGCTCCCTGGCTGGGTGTCGGGACGGTCCACCGGGCAGGATGGCGGGCTCGTCCTGATGGACGACACCGGACTGCTGCCCCTGGCCACCGACAACATGAACAGCGGCAACCCCCTGCACCGTCTGGGGTCGAGGATCGTCTTCGCCCTGACCGGACGGATCCGCCCCCTTCGCAACGACGCGGGGGCCCTCTCGACGCTTCTGGCGGTCGGGCTATCGCTGGGTCTCCTGATCTCGGCACTGGCCTCCTGGCGCAGGACCGCGGCGGCGGAGGCCAGCAGCCGTGTGGCGGCCAACCTCAGGCGGCAGATCCACCGCCAGATGTACCGGCTCGGCCAGTCGTCGCTGCCGGCCGAGGGGATCGGCACGGTCGTGAACCTGTTCACTCGCGAGGTCAACGACGTCCGCGACGGCGTGTTCGCCGAGCTGAACCATGGGATCAGGTCCCCGCTCGTCGCAACAGGGCTGCTCGTCCTGGCCCTCGTCATCTCGCCGGTCACCACCGTGTTCCTGGCCTCGCTCTGGGCCCTGATCTGGCTGGCCTACGGCGCCCTGGCGAGGTCGGCCAGGCTGGCGTCTCAGGCCGCCTTCCGCGACTCGGCCGTGCAGATGACCTTGCTGCATGACGACCTCGGCCGGCTGCGGACCGTGAGGGTCTACGGCATCGAGGGGATCGACAAGGAACGGTTCGACGAGCACCTGGAGCACCAGCGCCGGGCCGACGTCGTCCGGCTCCGAGGCGAAGGGGCCGTCACCCCGTCCTCGGGCCTGCTGGCGGGAATCGGCATCGCCCTGGCCGTCGGGCTTCTGGGCTCCAACGTCATCAATAACCGGGAAACCCCGGCGGCCGAGCTGACCCTGGCCGGTGCCCTGCTGGGCCTGGGCGTGCCGACCTGGAACTGGATCCAGGCCCGTAAGGCCATCCGCAGGGCCGAGCGATCGGCCGGCGCGATCCAGGAGTTCATGACCCGCAAGCCCGAGCTTCAGCAGGCCGTCGGAGCCCACTTCCTGCCTCCCTTGAAGGGGAAGATCACCTTCGAGAACGTGACCCTGAAGGGGGCCAGCGGCCGGACCTTGCTGGAGGGGTTCTCCGCCGACATCCCCGCCGGGGCCCGCACCGTGATCATGGGCCTGGACGAGGATGCCAAGCAGGCCCTGCTCTGCCTGATCCCCCGGCTGATCGACCCCGTCGTGGGCCGTGTCAGGCTGGACGGGCTGGACCTCCGCGACCTGACCCTGGAGTCGGTCCGGGCCCAGGTGGCCACGGTGCTCCAGGCCGACCTCAGCTTCAGCGACACCGTCGCGGCCAACATCGGCCTGGGCGACTCCAGCTACGGGATGCCGAAGATCATCGATGCCGCCAAGATGGCCCATGCCCATCAGTTTATCCAGGACCTTCCGCAGGGGTATGACACGGTCATCGGGCCGCTAGGGCACCCGCTCTCGACCGACGAGCGATACCGGATCGCGCTGGCGAGGGCTTATCTGCACGACCCCTCGATCGTCCTGATCGAGGAGCCTGCCGAGACCCTGGAAGACGACGTCAAGGCGATGATCGACGACACCATGAACCGGATCGCGCCCGGGCGGACTCTGGTCATCCTGCCGCACCGGCTGTCGACGATCCGGTCGGCCGACAATGTGATCATCATGCACAATGGCCGGGTCGAGGCCTCCGGCAACCCTCGGGACATGCACGAGGCCAGCCAGCTCTACAGGCATCTGCAATACGTCGAGTTCAACCAGTTCGCCACCGGCGAAGTCGAGGCCGGCCAGATGAACGGTTGA
- a CDS encoding SDR family NAD(P)-dependent oxidoreductase, whose protein sequence is MASPARTALITGAGSGIGRAVATTLSAMGLRVALIGRDAAKLEATRAGLGAAAATTLVLPCDVADRAGVNAAVARTIDEFGSLDVLVCNAGTNTRDRRLDVLDPAEWDRLIATNLTGAFNLVHAALPTMRAAGAGLIVQVASIAGKRASVLGGSAYSASKFGQAALGLCLAREEGPNGIRSSVIYPGEVNTPILDARPVKVEDARKAEILQGEDVAAAVKFLVELHPRAHIPELVIKPTVDDWA, encoded by the coding sequence TTGGCCTCTCCAGCACGAACCGCCCTCATCACCGGAGCGGGCAGCGGCATCGGCCGCGCGGTCGCCACGACCCTGTCGGCCATGGGCCTGCGCGTCGCCCTGATCGGCCGCGACGCCGCCAAGCTCGAAGCCACCCGCGCCGGCCTCGGGGCCGCGGCCGCGACGACCCTGGTCCTTCCCTGCGACGTCGCCGACCGCGCCGGGGTGAATGCCGCCGTGGCCCGGACGATCGACGAGTTCGGCTCGCTCGACGTCCTCGTCTGTAATGCGGGCACCAACACCCGCGACCGTCGGCTGGACGTGCTCGATCCGGCCGAGTGGGACCGGCTCATCGCCACCAACCTGACCGGCGCCTTCAACCTCGTCCACGCGGCGCTGCCGACCATGCGCGCGGCCGGCGCCGGCCTGATCGTCCAGGTCGCCTCCATCGCCGGCAAGCGGGCCAGCGTGCTCGGCGGCTCGGCCTACTCGGCTTCGAAGTTTGGCCAGGCGGCGCTCGGCCTCTGCCTGGCCCGCGAGGAAGGCCCCAACGGCATTCGCTCCTCGGTCATCTACCCCGGCGAGGTCAACACCCCGATCCTCGACGCTCGCCCCGTGAAGGTCGAAGACGCCCGCAAGGCCGAGATCCTCCAGGGCGAGGACGTCGCCGCCGCCGTCAAGTTCCTCGTCGAGCTGCACCCTCGGGCCCACATCCCCGAGCTGGTCATCAAGCCGACCGTCGACGACTGGGCCTGA
- a CDS encoding S8 family serine peptidase — translation MHDRARSNRLDRRPNLEALEDRRLMASDLVAGPIAEPAASSTTAASGALADFDSITGASATRSAYQVDGSGSSVAVIDTGINYNHEALGSGFGAGHKVVAGYDFADKDSDPDATTWQHGTAVAGLIASSDPAHLGVAPGADLVALRVFGNDNQGSFDRVADAMQWVIDNHDTYGITVVNLSISDNNNYTNNWFAKDGGIGQRMTELIHSLAALNIPVVTATGNSFSGTAGEGFTAILGETISVTATDSTDHFVANAQRMGGANATDLAAPGQGLTSTIQGNQFTTVDGTSFAAPLVSGAVVLLQQIYKSRFGVLPKLADVESWLKQGSDPINDPITGATIGRLDIPKAAALIPGAPKATPAPAPVTVAPAPVAPTTPAAPATPAKPTAPAAPAKPTTPVQATTPPAQTKPVDVAPPAQSKPAVTKPADTATAPVQVTTPPAKAPVQTTPVQATKPTTQVSTGTDNAAKGSVLGNASQGDIKKGSTDSIWSGLFGQLSGKWSDVKVWKSSASTTEGKQAVPASSETGDAEPEGVIQKVTIAQKGQAGAVALGVAKSQRVAMNRAWSAGFVKGARRR, via the coding sequence ATGCATGACAGAGCTCGCTCCAACAGGCTCGACCGACGTCCGAACCTTGAGGCGCTCGAAGACCGACGCCTGATGGCCTCGGACCTCGTCGCCGGGCCGATCGCGGAGCCCGCTGCATCCAGCACCACGGCTGCGTCCGGCGCCCTCGCCGACTTCGACTCGATCACCGGTGCCTCGGCGACCCGCTCGGCCTACCAGGTCGACGGCTCCGGCTCCTCGGTGGCCGTGATCGACACCGGCATCAACTACAACCACGAGGCCCTCGGCTCGGGCTTCGGCGCCGGCCACAAGGTCGTCGCGGGCTACGACTTCGCCGACAAGGACTCCGACCCCGACGCCACCACCTGGCAGCACGGGACCGCCGTCGCCGGCTTGATCGCCTCCAGCGATCCCGCCCACCTGGGGGTCGCCCCCGGCGCCGACCTGGTCGCCCTCCGCGTCTTCGGCAACGACAATCAGGGGAGCTTCGATCGCGTCGCCGACGCCATGCAGTGGGTCATCGACAATCACGACACATACGGAATCACCGTAGTCAACCTGTCTATTTCCGATAATAATAATTATACCAACAACTGGTTCGCCAAAGACGGCGGCATCGGCCAGCGCATGACCGAGCTGATCCACAGCCTTGCCGCCCTGAATATCCCGGTCGTCACGGCCACCGGCAACAGCTTCAGCGGGACCGCCGGGGAGGGCTTCACGGCCATCCTGGGCGAGACCATCAGCGTCACCGCCACCGACAGCACCGACCACTTCGTCGCCAACGCCCAGCGCATGGGCGGCGCCAACGCCACCGACCTGGCCGCCCCCGGCCAGGGCCTGACCTCGACGATCCAGGGGAACCAGTTCACCACGGTGGACGGCACCAGCTTCGCGGCCCCGCTGGTCTCCGGCGCCGTCGTCCTTCTCCAGCAGATCTACAAGTCTCGCTTCGGCGTCCTGCCCAAGCTGGCCGACGTGGAGAGCTGGCTGAAGCAGGGCTCCGACCCGATCAACGACCCCATCACCGGGGCCACGATCGGCCGCCTGGATATTCCCAAGGCCGCCGCCCTGATCCCCGGGGCACCCAAGGCGACCCCCGCCCCGGCCCCCGTGACGGTCGCCCCCGCGCCCGTCGCCCCGACAACCCCCGCCGCGCCGGCCACCCCGGCGAAGCCGACGGCGCCGGCCGCACCCGCGAAGCCGACCACGCCGGTCCAGGCCACCACCCCCCCGGCCCAGACCAAGCCGGTCGACGTCGCCCCCCCGGCCCAGTCCAAGCCCGCCGTGACCAAGCCCGCCGACACCGCGACCGCCCCGGTCCAGGTGACGACGCCCCCCGCCAAGGCCCCCGTCCAGACGACCCCGGTCCAGGCGACGAAGCCGACGACCCAGGTCTCGACCGGGACCGACAACGCGGCCAAGGGCAGCGTCCTGGGCAATGCAAGCCAGGGAGACATCAAGAAGGGCTCGACCGACTCGATCTGGTCGGGCCTCTTCGGCCAGCTCTCGGGCAAGTGGTCCGACGTGAAGGTCTGGAAGTCATCGGCAAGCACGACCGAAGGCAAGCAAGCCGTCCCCGCTTCGTCGGAGACCGGCGACGCCGAGCCCGAGGGAGTCATCCAGAAGGTGACGATCGCCCAGAAAGGCCAGGCCGGGGCGGTTGCCCTGGGCGTAGCGAAGTCCCAGCGGGTCGCGATGAACCGGGCCTGGAGCGCCGGGTTTGTGAAGGGCGCCCGCCGCCGATAA
- the kdsB gene encoding 3-deoxy-manno-octulosonate cytidylyltransferase yields the protein MYRIREAGTLAPTMQIVAVVPARFASTRLPGKPLLSDTGRPLIQHVIDAARRATRLDRIIVATDDQRIFDAVLAFGGEVVMTRSDHATGTDRVAEVIAAIPDAGIVVNLQGDEPDITGEALDLVVNLLENDPDAPMATLATPIHSETIYRDPSCVKVVCAANGRALYFSRSPIPHHRDGLPDKPPYGHLHLGLYAYRRDFLLGLAKLPQSPLESAEKLEQLRVLEAGHPIAVGIVDEPSVGIDTPDDYRRFVALWKARGGT from the coding sequence ATGTATCGGATCAGGGAGGCGGGCACTCTCGCTCCAACCATGCAGATTGTGGCCGTGGTCCCAGCCCGTTTCGCTTCAACCCGACTCCCCGGCAAACCCCTGCTGAGCGACACAGGCCGGCCCTTGATCCAGCACGTCATCGACGCTGCAAGGCGTGCGACCCGCCTGGATCGGATCATCGTCGCCACCGACGATCAGCGCATCTTCGACGCCGTCCTGGCCTTCGGCGGCGAGGTCGTCATGACCCGCTCCGACCACGCCACCGGCACCGACCGCGTGGCCGAAGTCATCGCGGCGATCCCCGATGCCGGCATCGTCGTCAACCTCCAGGGCGACGAGCCCGACATCACGGGTGAAGCCCTCGACCTGGTCGTCAACCTCCTGGAGAACGACCCGGACGCGCCCATGGCGACTCTGGCCACGCCCATCCACAGCGAGACGATCTACCGCGACCCCTCGTGCGTGAAGGTGGTCTGCGCCGCCAACGGCCGGGCCCTCTACTTCTCACGCAGCCCGATCCCGCACCACCGCGACGGCCTGCCCGATAAGCCTCCCTACGGCCACCTGCACCTGGGCCTTTACGCCTACCGGCGCGACTTCCTACTCGGTCTGGCCAAACTGCCACAATCCCCCCTGGAGTCGGCCGAGAAGCTGGAGCAGCTCCGAGTCCTGGAAGCCGGCCACCCCATCGCCGTCGGCATCGTCGACGAGCCGAGCGTCGGCATCGACACCCCCGACGACTACCGCCGGTTCGTCGCCCTCTGGAAGGCCCGAGGCGGAACCTGA
- a CDS encoding GNAT family N-acetyltransferase — MPHMEPLDNPTQAEFEAILAPLDSFSRASGFVWKPEGLILVLRDDAGQIVGGAMGETNWGWLHVRILAVAEELRGQGWGSQLMLEMERRAVSRGCHHAWVDTFSFQARPFYEGLGYKVFGTLPDYPIGESRFFLSKTLSVADDSSDFIGKEKRS; from the coding sequence ATGCCGCACATGGAACCACTCGACAACCCGACCCAGGCCGAATTCGAGGCCATCCTCGCGCCGCTCGACTCATTCAGCAGGGCGTCGGGCTTCGTCTGGAAGCCTGAGGGTTTGATTTTGGTGCTTCGCGACGACGCGGGGCAAATCGTCGGCGGGGCGATGGGGGAGACGAACTGGGGTTGGCTTCATGTGCGAATTCTGGCCGTCGCGGAAGAGTTGCGAGGGCAGGGGTGGGGAAGCCAACTGATGCTCGAGATGGAGCGACGGGCCGTGTCGCGGGGCTGTCATCACGCCTGGGTTGATACGTTCAGTTTCCAGGCTCGGCCGTTCTATGAGGGGCTCGGATACAAGGTGTTTGGGACCTTGCCGGACTACCCGATCGGGGAGTCTCGATTCTTCCTGTCGAAGACACTCTCAGTCGCCGACGATTCGAGTGACTTTATTGGCAAAGAGAAGCGATCTTGA
- a CDS encoding amidohydrolase family protein: MQSLLAAGVVVPSLHAEAAPDWGGPVLDTHLHLRSDADACFTHMQGCGVTHAVLLTRAGDQGRAKQEMERRKGRFARSVSTDPAAPDAEKVLRDALKGGAVSIGELKYHLALDSPEMRRVYDIAAEMKAPVMMHIQTFPHFPGEIPYNTGYPEFDKILRAYPKTMFIGHGDLFWAHISADVPTDRGYPAGPIKRGGLTDRWLSDFPNLYADVSANSGNNALSRDPDFTPDFLVRHRSKLLFGSDCSCADGMGSGVSQNNNPEAARLAGKCVARETLGLLKKLATPEIFRSAVWENANRLFRLHFS, translated from the coding sequence GTGCAATCGCTGCTGGCCGCGGGCGTCGTCGTCCCGAGCCTGCACGCCGAGGCCGCGCCCGATTGGGGAGGCCCTGTCCTCGATACCCACCTGCACCTCCGGAGCGACGCGGACGCGTGCTTCACGCACATGCAAGGCTGCGGCGTCACCCACGCGGTCCTCCTGACGCGCGCCGGGGATCAGGGCAGGGCCAAGCAGGAGATGGAACGCCGCAAGGGCCGCTTCGCGCGGTCCGTGAGCACCGATCCCGCCGCGCCTGATGCGGAGAAGGTCCTCCGCGACGCGCTCAAGGGAGGGGCCGTCAGCATCGGAGAGTTGAAGTATCACCTGGCCCTGGACTCGCCCGAGATGAGGCGCGTCTACGACATCGCCGCCGAGATGAAGGCGCCGGTGATGATGCACATCCAGACGTTCCCCCACTTCCCCGGAGAGATCCCTTACAACACCGGCTACCCCGAGTTCGACAAGATTCTCCGCGCCTACCCGAAAACAATGTTCATCGGCCACGGCGACCTCTTCTGGGCCCACATCAGCGCCGATGTCCCGACCGATCGAGGCTATCCGGCCGGGCCGATCAAGCGAGGCGGACTGACCGATCGCTGGCTGTCCGACTTCCCCAACCTCTACGCCGACGTGTCGGCCAATTCCGGCAACAACGCACTCTCGCGCGATCCTGATTTCACGCCCGACTTCCTCGTGCGGCATCGCTCCAAGCTGCTCTTCGGCAGCGATTGCAGTTGCGCAGACGGCATGGGATCGGGCGTCTCGCAGAACAACAACCCCGAGGCAGCGAGGCTGGCCGGCAAGTGCGTCGCACGCGAGACCCTTGGCCTGCTGAAAAAACTCGCGACCCCCGAGATCTTCCGGAGTGCGGTCTGGGAGAATGCAAACCGGCTGTTCCGGCTTCACTTCTCCTGA
- a CDS encoding DUF1559 domain-containing protein — translation MSDRRRGFTMIELLVVISIVALLIALLIPAVQSARESARNMTCTSNLKQIGIALASYEASFRTLPPASLVNGFSMHSSLLNYIEQANTFNSLNFARTTYDRSNSTSENTKVELYVCPSDGMSSASAGGLTNYVACVGYGAQTRDDDNHRNNGPFAYMVEGPISFSSVRDGLSNTVAMSECLVSAPRGEGGSDLKRIVFSTQKLTGLDEFDEFTARCRTETVRATNTLKGQSWIEGQLANTLYNHNLGINEQTCTNDGYIQEGAWTASSYHSGRVNALFVDGHTAGARQGIALNVWRALSTRNGGEILNSGDY, via the coding sequence ATGAGCGATCGTCGTCGCGGCTTCACCATGATCGAATTGCTTGTCGTCATCTCGATTGTGGCCCTTCTCATTGCACTCCTCATCCCAGCCGTGCAGTCGGCCAGGGAGTCGGCCAGGAACATGACTTGTACGAGCAACTTGAAGCAGATCGGAATCGCGCTCGCCTCCTACGAGGCGTCCTTCCGCACCCTCCCTCCCGCCAGCCTGGTGAACGGCTTCTCGATGCACTCGTCGTTGTTGAACTACATCGAGCAGGCGAATACCTTCAATTCCTTGAATTTCGCCAGGACCACCTACGATCGCTCGAATTCGACCTCCGAGAACACCAAGGTCGAGCTCTATGTCTGCCCCTCCGATGGGATGTCCTCCGCCTCCGCCGGCGGCCTGACGAACTATGTCGCGTGCGTCGGTTACGGCGCACAAACCAGGGACGATGACAACCATCGGAACAACGGGCCGTTTGCCTATATGGTCGAGGGCCCGATTTCCTTCTCGAGCGTTCGCGATGGTCTCTCGAACACAGTCGCGATGTCCGAGTGCCTGGTCTCGGCCCCTCGCGGCGAGGGTGGATCGGATCTCAAGCGAATCGTCTTCTCCACCCAAAAACTCACCGGTCTGGATGAGTTCGACGAGTTCACGGCCCGATGTCGTACCGAGACGGTTAGGGCGACCAATACGTTGAAGGGTCAATCCTGGATCGAAGGACAGCTGGCCAATACGCTCTACAATCACAATCTCGGGATCAATGAGCAAACCTGCACGAATGACGGCTATATCCAGGAAGGCGCCTGGACGGCGAGCAGCTACCATTCCGGCCGTGTGAATGCCCTATTCGTCGACGGGCACACGGCAGGTGCCAGGCAGGGCATCGCGTTGAACGTCTGGAGGGCGCTCTCGACCAGGAACGGCGGCGAAATTTTGAATTCCGGCGACTATTGA